In the genome of Drosophila subpulchrella strain 33 F10 #4 breed RU33 chromosome 2L, RU_Dsub_v1.1 Primary Assembly, whole genome shotgun sequence, one region contains:
- the LOC119548622 gene encoding dual 3',5'-cyclic-AMP and -GMP phosphodiesterase 11 isoform X3, whose protein sequence is MGQAASMCRFRGCRYKNKNKNSKQQQQQQQQQQQQQEHQQQQQTPSHSPQIQHHSEVIPATTGLHLRSIEEPATTPLQFQPSGRMNAEQGGTGYGGYGSSEHSLLIATRHAGVPLPPAQQQPLPAHYQPLSHSGPAPPSSSASATNGSSSSATAGGHPASGFPQQQQQQQYQVQQYQYQYQHHYHHPGNSPQHHRPYDPEHARMEAWLDENQEFVQDYFIRKATRQTVDAWLVSHATSAGNDVVSSTSPTHANGQTSSSRGGSGATTPVRKISAHEFERGGLLKPIVNTIDGTPTFLSIGPPMDNGGVGGSCGNLQNVGGVVAGQYQYHHQQHHNHQHLHHSQHSHYQAGGAVGSSSLGITSGAGGADRALGVGGSGGAGNGHQYQYYHCHQRPQRLSRNELKQLDEKELIFELVKDICNELEVRTLCHKILQNVSILLNADRGSLFLVQGRCNGPDGLKKCLVSKLFDVCPRSTVEEMEQQDEVRVAWGTGIAGHVAESGEPVNIPDAYQDERFNCEIDSLTGYRTKALLCMPIKDSAGDVIGVAQVINKMNGECFSEIDEKVFASYLQFCGIGLRNAQLYEKSQLEIKRNQVLLDLARMIFEEQSTIEHMVFRILTHMQSLIQCQRVQILLVHEADKGSFSRVFDFEANDLSEEEATSRTSPYESRFPINIGITGHVATTGETVNVPNAYEDDRFDASVDENSCFKHRSILCMAIKNSLGQIIGVIQLINKFNELDFTKNDENFVEAFAIFCGMGIHNTHMYEKAIVAMAKQSVTLEVLSYHASATMDEAHRLRRLRVPSAVHFRLHDFKFDDIHFEDDDTLKACLRMFLDLDFVERFHIDYEVLCRWLLSVKKNYRNVTYHNWRHAFNVAQMMFAILTTTQWWKIFGEIECLALIIGCLCHDLDHRGTNNSFQIKASSPLAQLYSTSTMEHHHFDQCLMILNSPGNQILANLSSDDYCRVIRVLEDAILSTDLAVYFKKRGPFLESVDQPVSHWVAEEPRALLRAMSMTVCDLSAITKPWEIEKRVADLVSSEFFEQGDMEKQELNITPIDIMNREKEDELPMMQVNFIDSICLPIYEAFATLSDKLEPLVEGVRDNRGHWIDLADVVKSKASQDQEPGEEQQKNVISNGDCKAMSDDDVAAPEAEVPVTAEQTSHPAQ, encoded by the exons ATGGGCCAAGCGGCAAGTATGTGTCGATTTCGTGGTTGTcgctacaaaaataaaaacaaaaacagcaagcaacaacaacaacaacaacaacagcagcagcaacaacaagagcaccaacaacaacagcaaacaCCCAGCCATAGTCCTCAGATACAACATCATTCTGAAGTAATCCCAGCTACAACAG GCCTGCATTTGCGGAGCATCGAGGAGCCAGCGACTACGCCGCTCCAGTTCCAGCCGTCCGGCAGGATGAACGCGGAGCAGGGGGGCACGGGGTACGGCGGCTACGGGTCCAGCGAGCACTCGCTGCTCATCGCCACACGCCACGCCGGTGTCCCCCTGCCCCCCGCCCAGCAGCAGCCACTCCCCGCCCACTATCAGCCGCTGAGTCACTCCGGCCCAGCCCCgccctcctcctccgcctccgcCACCAACggatcctcctcctccgccaccGCCGGCGGACACCCAGCGTCCGGATTcccgcagcaacagcagcagcagcagtatcAGGTGCAGCAGTATCAGTACCAGTACCAGCACCACTATCACCACCCGGGAAACTCGCCACAGCACCACAGACCCTACGATCCGGAGCACGCGCGGATGGAGGCCTGGTTGGATGAGAATCAGGAATTTGTACAGGATTATTTTATAAG GAAAGCCACACGTCAGACGGTGGATGCCTGGCTGGTTTCACATGCCACCTCGGCGGGAAACGACGTGGTCAGCAGCACCTCGCCCACCCACGCCAATGGACAGACGAGCTCCTCGCGGGGCGGATCCGGAGCCACCACACCAGTGCG AAAAATCTCTGCTCACGAGTTTGAGCGCGGCGGTCTGCTGAAGCCGATTGTCAATACAATAGATGGCACGCCCACTTTCCTGAGCATTGGTCCGCCCATGGACAATGGCGGCGTGGGCGGCAGCTGCGGCAATCTGCAGAACGTCGGCGGCGTTGTGGCAGGACAGTATCAGTATCACCATCAGCAGCACCACAACCATCAGCATCTGCACCACAGCCAGCACAGTCATTACCAGGCGGGCGGGGCCGTTGGCAGCAGCAGTTTGGGCATAACCAGTGGCGCCGGTGGAGCGGACAGGGCACTTGGAGTGGGGGGCAGCGGTGGAGCCGGAAATGGGCATCAATATCAATACTATCATTGCCACCAGCGACCACAGCGGCTGTCACGCAACGAGCTCAAGCAGCTGGACGAGAAGGAGTTGATTTTCGAGTTG GTAAAGGACATTTGCAACGAGTTGGAGGTGCGAACTTTGTGCCACAAGATACTGCAGAATGTTTCCATTTTGCTAAACGCCGATCGTGGATCTCTGTTCCTGGTGCAAGGACGATGCAATGGACCCGATGGACTCAAAAA ATGCCTCGTCTCGAAGCTGTTCGATGTGTGCCCCCGGAGCACCGTGGAGGAGATGGAGCAGCAGGACGAAGTGCGGGTGGCCTGGGGCACCGGAATAGCCGGGCATGTGGCCGAGAGTGGGGAGCCCGTCAACATACCAGATGCTTACCAG GACGAGCGATTCAATTGTGAAATTGACTCGTTGACCGGCTATCGGACGAAGGCCTTGCTCTGCATGCCCATCAAGGATTCAGCCGGGGATGTGATTGGCGTGGCGCAGGTCATCAACAAAATGAATGGCGAGTGCTTCTCCGAAATCGATGAAAAG GTCTTTGCCTCGTATCTGCAATTCTGTGGCATTGGACTGCGAAATGCACAGCTGTATGAGAAATCTCAACTGGAAATCAAGCGGAATCAGGTGCTCCTGGATCTGGCCCGCATGATCTTCGAGGAGCAGAGCACCATCGAGCACATGGTCTTCCGCATCCTCACCCACATGCAGAGTCTCATCCAGTGCCAGCGGGTCCAGATCCTACTGGTCCACGAGGCGGACAAGGGCAGCTTTTCGCGGGTCTTCGACTTTGAGGCGAATGACCTTAGTGAGGAGGAGGCCACCTCGCGAACCAGCCCCTACGAATCCCGGTTTCCCATCAACATAGGGATCACCGGTCATGTGGCCACCACCGGGGAAACCGTAAATGTACCGAATGCCTACGAAGATGATCGATTCGATGCCAGTGTGGATGAGAACTCGTGCTTCAAGCACCGTTCTATTCTCTGCATGGCCATCAAGAATTCGCTGGGACAGATCATTGGTGTTATCCAGCTGATCAATAAGTTTAATGAGTTG GACTTTACCAAGAACGACGAGAACTTCGTGGAGGCGTTCGCCATCTTCTGCGGCATGGGCATCCACAACACGCACATGTACGAGAAGGCCATCGTGGCGATGGCCAAGCAGAGTGTCACCCTGGAGGTGCTCAGTTACCACGCATCGGCCACCATGGACGAGGCTCATCGGCTGCGG cgCCTTCGGGTACCCTCAGCTGTTCATTTCCGACTACATGACTTCAAGTTCGATGACATACACTTTGAAGATGATGACACATTGAAG gccTGCCTTCGCATGTTTTTGGATCTCGATTTTGTGGAACGTTTTCATATTGACTATGAAGTTCTGTGCCGTTGGCTGTTGAGCGTCAAGAAGAATTATCGCAATGTTACCTATCACAATTGGCGGCATGCCTTCAATGTGGCCCAAATGATGTTTGCCATTCTAACT ACCACGCAATGGTGGAAGATCTTTGGCGAAATCGAATGCTTGGCGCTTATTATTGGCTGTCTTTGTCATGATCTTGATCATCGAGGGACTAACAACTCCTTCCAGATTAA aGCCTCATCGCCTTTGGCGCAGCTGTACTCCACCTCCACCATGGAGCATCACCACTTTGATCAGTGCCTGATGATCTTGAATAGTCCTGGAAATCAAATACTGGCTAATCTGTCCTCCGATGATTATTGTCGTGTTATAAGAGTGTTGGAAGATGCTATTTTGTCTACTGATTTGGCAGTGTATTTCAA GAAACGAGGACCTTTCTTGGAGAGTGTGGACCAACCGGTGAGCCATTGGGTGGCCGAGGAGCCGCGCGCACTTTTGCGTGCCATGAGCATGACTGTCTGTGATTTGTCGGCCATCACGAAGCCGTGGGAGATTGAAAAGCGTGTGGCCGATTTGGTTAGCTCGGAGTTCTTCGAGCAGGGCGACATGGAAAAGCAGGAGCTGAACATAACTCCTATT GACATCATGAACCGCGAGAAGGAGGATGAGCTGCCCATGATGCAAGTCAATTTTATTGACTCCATTTGCTTGCCAATCTATGAG GCCTTCGCCACCCTCTCCGACAAGCTGGAGCCTCTTGTGGAGGGCGTGCGCGATAACCGCGGTCATTGGATCGATCTGGCCGATGTTGTGAAATCCAAAGCTAGTCAGGATCAGGAGCCAGGGGAGGAGCAGCAGAAAAATGTGATATCGAACGGTGACTGCAAGGCGATGAGTGATGATGATGTGGCTGCGCCGGAAGCGGAAGTGCCAGTGACAGCGGAGCAAACAAGC CACCCAGCCcagtga